The genomic window GCGCAGCCGCGTCCACTACCGCAAGCTGACGCGCTCCATCCACATGGGCGTCTTCCGCAGCGCCTGGGGCGACGGCGCCCTCCTGATCGAGGCCAATCCGGCCATGCGTGTCCTGCTTGGCATGCCGGCGGAGGGCGAGCCGGCGGGCGTCGACTGGTTGGAGCGCGTCGTCGACGCCGAGCAGCGCCGTTCGCTGAAGGAGCGGCTGCAGCGGGAGGAGAGCGCCGAGCAGCCGCGCCTGGCCCTGCGCCGCCTGGATGGGGGACTGGTGGAGGTCCGCCTCTTCGCCGTGCTGGTGCGCGAGGACGAGCACGTGCTGTGCGACGGCGTCCTGGAGGACATCACGGCGCGGGCCCGCGGCGAAGCGGAGCGCGAGGAGCTGATCGCCCAGCTGCAGACCTCGCTCTTCTTCCTGCAGGAGCCGGTCGCCCCCGCCGTGCGGCCGGTCCCCGTGCTCGAGGCGGAGCGGCCCATCAGCGAGGCGGCGGTCCGCATGGGCGGCTCGGAGGCCAGCGCGCTGGTGGTGGTGGGGGCCGGCGGCGAGCCGCTCGGTCTGGTGACCGACCATGATTTCCGCGCCCGCGTCACGGCGGTGGGCCTGGATCCGGCCCGGCCCCTGCGCGTGATCATGAGCGCGCCCCTGGCCTCCGTCTCGGTGCATGCCCTGGTCCACGAGGCGATCCTCGTCATGCAGGAGCGGGGCATCGGCCACCTGGCCGTGCTGGACGAGGCGGGCCGCCTGGTGGGCGTGCTGCGCGACCGCCACCTCATCCACTTCCGCCACTACAGCACGGTCATCCTCACCCAGTCCATCCGCCGCGCCGAAAGCGCCGCCGAGATCGGCCGGGCGCGCGAGCGCCTGCCGCGCCTGGTCCACGCCCTGCTCGCCTCCGGCGCCCGCGTGCGGGCCGTCAACCGCCTCATCACCGGCGTGGCGGACGCCGCCGCCGAACGCCTGCTCGCCCTGGCCACGGCGGAGCTGGGTCCGCCGCCGGGCGCTTTCGCCCTGCTCGCCATGGGCAGCCAGGGCCGCCTGGAGCAGACCCTGGTCACCGACCAGGACAACGCCATCGTCTACGAGGAGCCGCCCCCCGGCCGTGAGGCGGAGTGGCAGGCTTGGTTCCTGGAGCTGGGGCGGCTCGTCACTGTCGGTCTGGCCGAGGCCGGCTACCGCGAATGCGCGGGCGGCGTGATGGCCCGCCACCCCAAATGGACCCTGTCGCTCGAGGCCTGGACGGCGCAGTTCCGGCACTGGATCCGCACGGCCGATCCGCAGCAGCTGCTGGATCTCAACATCGCCTTCGATTTCCGCTGCGTGGGCGGCGAGCCGGCCCTGGCCCGGGAGCTGCGGCGCCGCGTCTTCAGCGAGATCCGGATCCATCCGCCCTTCCTGCTCCACCTGGCCCAGAACGCGCTGCTCGGCCGGCCGCCGCTCAGCCTGGGCGGCCGCATTGTGACCCAGGCCGCCGGCGACGGCCACAAGGCGCTCGACCTGAAGGAGGCTCTCCTTCCCGTCATCAACCACGGGCGGCTCTACGCCCTGCGCCATCAGGTCGAGGACACCCACACCCTGGACCGCCTGGGACGTCTGCACGAGCTGGGCCGCCTCAGCCAGGAGACCTGGGAGGAGCTGCTCCCCGACTACGAGGCGGCCATGCGCATGCGCCTCGAGCACCAGGCCCGCGCCGTGCTGGAAGGCCGCGAGGCCGACAACCTGCTTTCGCCCAGCGGCTGGACCGCCCTGGACGAGGCCATGCTCAAGCGGCTCTTCACCGTGGTGCAGGATCTGCGGCGCAAGATCAGCTACGATTTCCAGGGGATGGCGTGAAGGCGCCCGGGCGGGCGGGGCGCTCCCGCCTGCGCCGGCTGGCCGGAGCGCTTCTGCGCCTGGCGGCGGCCGGCCTGGCGCTCACCCTGCTCGTCATCCTTGCCTTGCGCTGGGTGCCGCCCCCCACCAGCGCCATGATGCTGCAGCGTCGGGTGGCCGGGTTCTTCCAAGAGGGGGCGCCGCCTGTATGTTACGAATGGCGGCCGCTGGAGCGCATCTCCCCCCACGCCGCGCTGGCGGTGGTGGCGGCGGAGGACCAGCTCTTCCTCGAACACGGCGGTTTCGACCTGGAGGCGATCGGCAAGGCGCTGGACCACAACCGCCGCGGCCGCGGGGTGAGGGGCGCCAGCACCATCACCCAGCAGGTGGCGAAGAACCTCTTCCTCTGGCCGCGCCGCAGCTGGCTGCGCAAAGGCCTCGAGGCGGGCCTGACCGTGCTGCTGGAGGCGCTCTGGCCCAAGCGCCGCATCCTCGAGGTCTACCTCAACATCGCCCAGTTCGG from bacterium includes these protein-coding regions:
- the mtgA gene encoding monofunctional biosynthetic peptidoglycan transglycosylase, yielding MKAPGRAGRSRLRRLAGALLRLAAAGLALTLLVILALRWVPPPTSAMMLQRRVAGFFQEGAPPVCYEWRPLERISPHAALAVVAAEDQLFLEHGGFDLEAIGKALDHNRRGRGVRGASTITQQVAKNLFLWPRRSWLRKGLEAGLTVLLEALWPKRRILEVYLNIAQFGDGVYGVPAAARHLLHTRADRLTPEQAARLAAVLPNPRQFKADRPSPYLRRRTDWIQGQMRQLGGPAWLRQLDP